One region of Wyeomyia smithii strain HCP4-BCI-WySm-NY-G18 chromosome 3, ASM2978416v1, whole genome shotgun sequence genomic DNA includes:
- the LOC129732327 gene encoding neuropeptide SIFamide receptor-like isoform X3, with product MQFCLDLQECAQVVQLLVVPSASTFLAIWWPLKLQITKRRARFMIVCIWIIALGSTIPWALFFELLPIIPEAPDVKLCVEVWPPGTDGALYFLLANLVACYLLPMTLITICYILIWIKVWRRSIPGDSKDAQMDRMQQKSKIKVVKMLVVVVILFVLSWLPLYVIFARIKLGGALESNEEEMIQIATPIAQWLGASNSCINPILYAFFNKKYRKGFAAIIRSRKCCGRLRYYETVAIASSSTSTRKSSHYHNSSKRPQYSPSMKSVDAVSYIYEEKGGRKHHAISKQDSNLSRHMLLKQDSSISRQTLLKQDSIASRSAILYRQDSDNSRQMLLKQDSSGSRDMLSKQSSASDSISRQDSQISYIEPRKGILCKQDTQISYIENTSASKKYSSSLSSQDSVLSIIEHKRHRLVKQDSIFSFNEPKSGKSKPSHSWCPSTSPARNSTTFPIAQPPPLSLVNPPATTTTTTTSRPLVGARSFCPPVHHHHHLYHHHLPQCKSQRRTSFRLLPAINQRHPLLFLLVVVYESTAAAPPNKRHQLVKQHSVISFADQKRGGSLTKQDSVTTIHRTGNGEGPYISSILKKTDSQCSSASPIRKNIGFFEG from the exons GTTCCTCGCCATCTGGTGGCCACTGAAACTGCAGATCACGAAACGGCGCGCTCGTTTCATGATTGTGTGCATATGGATCATAGCGCTAGGGTCTACCATACCGTGGGCGTTGTTCTTCGAGCTGTTGCCCATCATTCCCGAGGCACCCGATGTCAAACTATGCGTTGAGGTTTGGCCACCGGGCACGGACGGTGCCCTCTACTTTCTACTTGCGAATCTGGTAGCCTGCTATCTACTGCCCATGACACTAATCACCATTTGTTATATATTGATCTGGATTAAG GTTTGGCGGCGATCCATCCCAGGTGACTCAAAGGACGCTCAGATGGATCGAATGCAGCAAAAATCCAAGATCAAAGTTGTTAAAATGCTTGTTGTAGTTGTTATACTATTTGTACTATCTTGGCTGCCGCTGTATGTAATCTTCGCACGAATTAAACTCGGTGGTGCCCTAGAAAGCAACGAGGAAGAAATGATACAAATTGCGACACCGATTGCCCAATGGCTTGGGGCATCGAACTCATGCATCAATCCAATACTGTAcgcttttttcaacaaaaagtaCCGGAAAGGATTCGCGGCCATAATAAGATCTCGGAAATGCTGCGGACGGTTGAG ATACTACGAAACTGTAGCCATAGCGTCGTCATCCACCAGCACCCGAAAATCGTCGCACTATCACAACAGCAGCAAACGTCCACAGTACAGTCCATCAATGAAATCAGTTGACGCAGTTTCCTATATCTATGAGGAAAAGGGTGGCCGAAAGCATCACGCGATTTCCAAGCAAGACAGTAACCTATCCCGACATATGCTCCTCAAGCAGGATAGCAGTATATCGCGCCAGACACTGCTGAAACAGGACAGCATCGCCTCACGATCCG CAATACTATATCGCCAAGATAGCGACAATTCGCGTCAGATGCTTCTGAAGCAGGATAGTAGCGGCTCACGGGATATGCTTTCCAAGCAAAGCTCGGCCTCGGACTCAATCTCACGCCAGGATAGTCAGATTTCATACATTGAGCCTCGCAAAGGCATCCTGTGCAAACAGGATACACAAATCTCGTACATTGAAAATACGAGTGCGAGCAAAAAATACTCCTCCTCGCTTTCAAGCCAGGACAGCGTCCTATCGATCATTGAACACAAAAGACACAGACTCGTAAAACAAGACTCAATTTTCTCATTCAATGAGCCCAAGTCAGGTAAGAGCAAGCCTTCCCATAGTTGGTGTCCAAGCACGTCTCCTGCACGTAACAGCACGACATTTCCTATTGCACAACCACCACCACTATCACTAGTTAATCCGCCTGCCACTACTACCACCACCACCACTAGTAGGCCGCTTGTCGGAGCTCGTAGTTTTTGTCCACCTGTCCACCACCATCATCATTTGTACCACCACCACTTACCACAGTGCAAAAGTCAGCGTCGCACGTCGTTCAGGCTCCTACCGGCCATTAACCAACGGCACCCTCTATTGTTCTTGCTCGTTGTAGTGTACGAGAGTACTGCAGCCGCGCCTCCAAACAAGCGGCACCAGCTGGTCAAACAGCACTCCGTTATTTCCTTTGCCGACCAGAAACGTGGCGGCAGTCTCACCAAACAGGACTCGGTCACGACTATCCATCGAACCGGCAACGGCGAAGGTCCGTACATATCATCCATCCTAAAGAAAACTGACTCACAGTGCAGTTCAGCGTCACCGATAAGGAAAAATATTGGATTTTTCGAAGGATAA
- the LOC129732327 gene encoding neuropeptide SIFamide receptor-like isoform X4, which yields MIVCIWIIALGSTIPWALFFELLPIIPEAPDVKLCVEVWPPGTDGALYFLLANLVACYLLPMTLITICYILIWIKVWRRSIPGDSKDAQMDRMQQKSKIKVVKMLVVVVILFVLSWLPLYVIFARIKLGGALESNEEEMIQIATPIAQWLGASNSCINPILYAFFNKKYRKGFAAIIRSRKCCGRLRYYETVAIASSSTSTRKSSHYHNSSKRPQYSPSMKSVDAVSYIYEEKGGRKHHAISKQDSNLSRHMLLKQDSSISRQTLLKQDSIASRSAILYRQDSDNSRQMLLKQDSSGSRDMLSKQSSASDSISRQDSQISYIEPRKGILCKQDTQISYIENTSASKKYSSSLSSQDSVLSIIEHKRHRLVKQDSIFSFNEPKSGKSKPSHSWCPSTSPARNSTTFPIAQPPPLSLVNPPATTTTTTTSRPLVGARSFCPPVHHHHHLYHHHLPQCKSQRRTSFRLLPAINQRHPLLFLLVVVYESTAAAPPNKRHQLVKQHSVISFADQKRGGSLTKQDSVTTIHRTGNGEGPYISSILKKTDSQCSSASPIRKNIGFFEG from the exons ATGATTGTGTGCATATGGATCATAGCGCTAGGGTCTACCATACCGTGGGCGTTGTTCTTCGAGCTGTTGCCCATCATTCCCGAGGCACCCGATGTCAAACTATGCGTTGAGGTTTGGCCACCGGGCACGGACGGTGCCCTCTACTTTCTACTTGCGAATCTGGTAGCCTGCTATCTACTGCCCATGACACTAATCACCATTTGTTATATATTGATCTGGATTAAG GTTTGGCGGCGATCCATCCCAGGTGACTCAAAGGACGCTCAGATGGATCGAATGCAGCAAAAATCCAAGATCAAAGTTGTTAAAATGCTTGTTGTAGTTGTTATACTATTTGTACTATCTTGGCTGCCGCTGTATGTAATCTTCGCACGAATTAAACTCGGTGGTGCCCTAGAAAGCAACGAGGAAGAAATGATACAAATTGCGACACCGATTGCCCAATGGCTTGGGGCATCGAACTCATGCATCAATCCAATACTGTAcgcttttttcaacaaaaagtaCCGGAAAGGATTCGCGGCCATAATAAGATCTCGGAAATGCTGCGGACGGTTGAG ATACTACGAAACTGTAGCCATAGCGTCGTCATCCACCAGCACCCGAAAATCGTCGCACTATCACAACAGCAGCAAACGTCCACAGTACAGTCCATCAATGAAATCAGTTGACGCAGTTTCCTATATCTATGAGGAAAAGGGTGGCCGAAAGCATCACGCGATTTCCAAGCAAGACAGTAACCTATCCCGACATATGCTCCTCAAGCAGGATAGCAGTATATCGCGCCAGACACTGCTGAAACAGGACAGCATCGCCTCACGATCCG CAATACTATATCGCCAAGATAGCGACAATTCGCGTCAGATGCTTCTGAAGCAGGATAGTAGCGGCTCACGGGATATGCTTTCCAAGCAAAGCTCGGCCTCGGACTCAATCTCACGCCAGGATAGTCAGATTTCATACATTGAGCCTCGCAAAGGCATCCTGTGCAAACAGGATACACAAATCTCGTACATTGAAAATACGAGTGCGAGCAAAAAATACTCCTCCTCGCTTTCAAGCCAGGACAGCGTCCTATCGATCATTGAACACAAAAGACACAGACTCGTAAAACAAGACTCAATTTTCTCATTCAATGAGCCCAAGTCAGGTAAGAGCAAGCCTTCCCATAGTTGGTGTCCAAGCACGTCTCCTGCACGTAACAGCACGACATTTCCTATTGCACAACCACCACCACTATCACTAGTTAATCCGCCTGCCACTACTACCACCACCACCACTAGTAGGCCGCTTGTCGGAGCTCGTAGTTTTTGTCCACCTGTCCACCACCATCATCATTTGTACCACCACCACTTACCACAGTGCAAAAGTCAGCGTCGCACGTCGTTCAGGCTCCTACCGGCCATTAACCAACGGCACCCTCTATTGTTCTTGCTCGTTGTAGTGTACGAGAGTACTGCAGCCGCGCCTCCAAACAAGCGGCACCAGCTGGTCAAACAGCACTCCGTTATTTCCTTTGCCGACCAGAAACGTGGCGGCAGTCTCACCAAACAGGACTCGGTCACGACTATCCATCGAACCGGCAACGGCGAAGGTCCGTACATATCATCCATCCTAAAGAAAACTGACTCACAGTGCAGTTCAGCGTCACCGATAAGGAAAAATATTGGATTTTTCGAAGGATAA